From one Peredibacter starrii genomic stretch:
- a CDS encoding S8 family serine peptidase encodes MKKAVKTLFVVALSLKLSVAAAAGLAYNPELLISRYASWGIDPDKHLASINLKESWNNFKKNKDIVVAVVDTGIQGDHAFLINNIYVPHGKVSSTNFGVDFSGEKVTNAPTDAHGHGTHVAGIVKSIFPEVKILALKYYNPKASGQANLDATIKALKYAVDNNVDVINYSGGGPEASVEELRVLKEAEKKGILVIAAAGNERSNIDDKRHAYYPASYGLSNIITVGAHDDGLNIIPSSNYGKNSVDIAAPGHRIRSAIPNNGAGYMTGTSQATAFVTGVAAMIKSKHPSLKYDQIKNIILSSSLKVKNFDGKILGAGKLDAGRAIELADQVNNKLGTPAARAVANR; translated from the coding sequence ATGAAAAAAGCTGTTAAAACACTCTTCGTAGTAGCCCTCAGCTTAAAGCTTTCAGTAGCAGCAGCTGCCGGTCTAGCTTACAACCCAGAACTTCTTATCTCTCGTTACGCTTCATGGGGTATCGATCCAGATAAACACCTGGCCTCTATCAATCTGAAAGAATCTTGGAACAACTTCAAAAAGAACAAAGATATCGTAGTTGCCGTAGTTGATACTGGTATCCAGGGTGACCACGCTTTCCTAATCAATAATATCTACGTTCCACACGGGAAAGTTTCATCAACAAATTTTGGTGTAGATTTCTCTGGCGAGAAAGTAACAAATGCTCCAACAGATGCTCACGGTCACGGAACTCACGTTGCCGGTATCGTGAAGTCGATCTTCCCAGAAGTTAAAATCCTGGCCCTTAAATATTACAATCCAAAAGCTTCTGGTCAGGCGAACCTAGATGCAACTATCAAAGCTCTTAAATATGCTGTTGATAATAACGTTGATGTCATCAACTACTCTGGCGGCGGTCCTGAAGCTTCAGTAGAAGAACTTCGCGTTCTTAAAGAAGCTGAAAAGAAAGGTATCCTTGTTATCGCAGCAGCTGGTAACGAGCGTTCAAACATTGACGACAAGCGCCACGCTTACTACCCGGCTTCATACGGTCTATCTAATATCATTACTGTTGGTGCTCACGATGATGGTCTTAACATAATCCCTTCTTCTAACTACGGTAAGAACTCAGTTGATATCGCAGCTCCTGGTCACCGCATCCGTTCAGCGATTCCAAATAACGGTGCTGGTTATATGACTGGTACATCTCAAGCGACTGCTTTCGTAACTGGTGTTGCTGCTATGATTAAGTCAAAGCACCCATCTCTTAAATACGATCAAATCAAGAACATCATCCTTTCGTCTTCTCTTAAAGTGAAAAACTTTGATGGTAAGATCCTTGGTGCTGGTAAACTTGATGCTGGTCGCGCAATCGAACTAGCTGATCAAGTGAACAATAAACTTGGTACTCCAGCTGCTCGCGCTGTAGCTAACCGTTAA
- the lnt gene encoding apolipoprotein N-acyltransferase yields MKLKSLILSLSLTVVAGGLYALCYPSIFGDGWFPLLFLALPFFLWRLEVAPNVKSTLLHILAYNLGLNLVGYYWIPHTLREFGQLPWIISVLLGLLFSLILQPHWWLYAVWKRWRPDFQWYSQKGILITAFVMTIMERYFPQQFPSYAGSPWLNLAPYLGLAPILGVVAFSFMTYWVSLETFTQLALKKFRPQVWIALVAFVALNAISPLKDTLSDKTLPVRVVQANIGNFLKVSSEKGDENSYQSINKKYLDLSTVQNGFNPELIVWPETAYPNAFVGERTRLDFIFQDIMNITKAEMLVGGYDQDPTKSPFDFMETVFNSSVLMSDNKFKVAYHKNILIPFGETLPFGPFNRQIISIVPAVSLFARGEGTPLMETRTGYRFVTPICYEILESNYMRGLLNQWKETRFIVNHTNDSWYGDTAEPYQHLFLSKWRALEFQLPIVRSTNTGITSVIFPDGSESKRLEIGTEGTLDVNVPMGTGLSTPYQEYGVFPVVGIFLVLMLVTWFLERRKD; encoded by the coding sequence ATGAAGTTAAAGTCCCTTATTCTCTCCCTATCTCTTACTGTAGTTGCGGGCGGACTCTATGCCCTTTGTTATCCCTCAATTTTCGGCGATGGCTGGTTTCCACTATTATTTTTGGCTTTGCCTTTTTTCCTGTGGCGCCTGGAAGTTGCTCCTAATGTGAAGAGCACTTTGCTGCATATTCTCGCCTACAATCTTGGTTTAAATCTCGTTGGCTATTATTGGATCCCTCATACACTTCGTGAGTTTGGGCAACTGCCTTGGATCATCTCTGTTTTATTGGGGCTCTTGTTCTCACTCATTCTTCAACCTCACTGGTGGTTGTACGCGGTCTGGAAAAGATGGCGTCCGGACTTTCAGTGGTACTCGCAGAAAGGGATTCTCATCACGGCGTTTGTGATGACGATTATGGAGAGATATTTTCCACAGCAGTTTCCTTCTTATGCGGGAAGCCCTTGGCTGAATTTGGCGCCTTACTTGGGGCTTGCTCCGATTTTAGGTGTGGTGGCCTTTAGTTTTATGACTTATTGGGTCTCCCTTGAAACCTTCACTCAACTCGCATTGAAGAAGTTCCGTCCGCAAGTGTGGATCGCACTCGTGGCCTTTGTTGCTCTGAATGCGATTTCTCCTCTGAAAGACACACTTTCTGATAAGACACTTCCGGTTCGTGTGGTTCAGGCGAACATCGGAAACTTTTTGAAAGTTTCTTCTGAAAAGGGTGACGAAAATTCTTATCAGTCGATCAATAAGAAATATCTGGATCTCTCGACAGTTCAGAATGGCTTCAATCCTGAACTCATCGTGTGGCCAGAGACCGCTTATCCCAACGCCTTCGTGGGTGAACGCACTCGTTTAGATTTTATTTTCCAGGACATCATGAACATCACCAAAGCAGAGATGCTGGTGGGTGGGTATGATCAGGATCCAACGAAGTCACCTTTTGATTTTATGGAAACTGTTTTCAACTCTTCAGTTCTTATGAGTGATAACAAATTTAAAGTCGCTTATCACAAGAACATCTTGATTCCATTTGGTGAGACCCTTCCTTTTGGGCCGTTTAATCGCCAGATCATTTCGATTGTTCCGGCCGTTTCACTTTTCGCTCGCGGTGAAGGCACTCCTTTGATGGAAACGAGAACTGGTTATCGCTTCGTTACTCCGATTTGTTACGAGATCCTAGAGAGTAACTACATGAGGGGCCTTCTTAATCAGTGGAAGGAAACGCGCTTCATTGTGAATCACACAAACGATTCTTGGTATGGCGATACTGCCGAACCTTATCAGCATTTGTTTCTCTCAAAATGGCGTGCCCTTGAGTTTCAACTTCCGATTGTGAGAAGTACGAATACTGGTATTACCTCGGTGATTTTTCCGGATGGTTCTGAGTCGAAGAGACTTGAGATTGGGACTGAGGGAACTCTAGATGTGAATGTTCCCATGGGAACTGGTCTGAGTACTCCGTATCAAGAATATGGAGTGTTTCCAGTTGTGGGCATTTTCTTAGTTCTGATGCTGGTGACTTGGTTTCTCGAGAGAAGAAAAGATTAA
- a CDS encoding KpsF/GutQ family sugar-phosphate isomerase, whose protein sequence is MDHKNIFTQVLKTEAQALELAASRFTEEQAQKLVALYEQLVNTGGSLIISGVGKSGHIGTKIAATFSSLGLPSFFLHPTEAMHGDLGRVTKLDAIVLISKSGTTEELLNMIPYVQIPKERIVALVGKVDSPISHKSGLVLDASVEKEACINDLAPTTSTTLALAMGDAMAVLYENVMGVSKEKFAVNHPAGLLGKSLSLTVDRLMIKASDCPTVADNATLQDAILAMTQKPVGMCAIISGSKMLGILVEGDIRRAFAKSADAIKTPVKDIMTAKPTTVASTTLAFDALKIMENPSRPLNVSPVVDEGEFKGVLRLHDLFKAGFNSSLSK, encoded by the coding sequence ATGGACCACAAAAACATCTTTACCCAAGTACTAAAAACTGAAGCTCAGGCACTGGAGCTTGCGGCCTCTCGTTTTACGGAAGAACAGGCCCAAAAGCTTGTTGCCCTTTACGAGCAGCTGGTAAACACCGGCGGAAGCTTGATTATTTCAGGGGTAGGGAAGTCAGGGCACATTGGAACAAAGATCGCGGCCACTTTCTCATCACTGGGACTTCCTTCTTTCTTCCTTCACCCAACCGAGGCCATGCACGGTGATCTAGGTCGAGTGACAAAACTTGATGCCATAGTGCTTATTAGTAAATCCGGTACGACTGAAGAACTACTTAATATGATCCCTTACGTGCAGATTCCGAAAGAAAGAATTGTGGCATTGGTAGGGAAGGTTGATTCTCCTATTTCTCATAAGTCAGGTCTTGTTTTGGATGCTTCAGTAGAAAAAGAAGCTTGTATCAATGATCTTGCTCCGACTACAAGTACAACACTTGCCCTTGCGATGGGTGATGCCATGGCCGTGCTATATGAAAATGTGATGGGTGTTTCGAAAGAAAAATTTGCGGTCAACCATCCAGCGGGTCTTCTTGGTAAATCTCTTTCATTAACAGTTGATCGCTTAATGATTAAAGCAAGTGATTGTCCAACTGTTGCTGATAATGCCACTCTTCAGGACGCCATTCTTGCCATGACTCAAAAACCAGTCGGCATGTGTGCGATTATCTCAGGTTCAAAAATGCTGGGAATTTTGGTTGAAGGTGATATCAGACGTGCTTTTGCTAAATCAGCTGACGCCATCAAAACACCTGTGAAAGACATTATGACAGCAAAGCCGACGACGGTCGCTTCAACGACACTTGCTTTTGATGCTCTCAAAATCATGGAAAATCCGTCACGCCCATTGAACGTCTCTCCGGTTGTTGATGAAGGTGAGTTCAAAGGTGTTCTAAGACTCCATGATCTCTTCAAAGCGGGATTTAATTCATCACTTAGCAAATGA
- a CDS encoding HEAT repeat domain-containing protein has translation MKLAALVCLMGISSLSFAAATEKKIQLLKDPNGRTMPLVKEDVVTLDRLQNMFMMDARTPGLHAMLKRHTFKHRQKAVPVLIKVMKESKYPEQNRWHATMLLAQVMGTKSAPFIAKFADHPHWMMRVAALKALLGLRQAEYHAVYAKALKDPSLIVRVQALDNISQLKITSLGPNVWSMMYDQSNYTGEKGARKRTSIVKSIIRTVGDVKFEKAQKPLAKLIQKPKYQDLMDDLDYSLEKITGEVSPNSVEQRRKFWSKVALTNGKTI, from the coding sequence ATGAAACTGGCCGCTCTTGTGTGTCTCATGGGGATTTCTTCGCTCTCATTTGCTGCGGCAACTGAGAAAAAAATCCAATTATTAAAGGACCCAAACGGCAGAACCATGCCTCTTGTAAAAGAAGATGTGGTGACCCTGGATAGACTTCAAAATATGTTCATGATGGACGCTCGTACTCCGGGTCTTCATGCCATGTTGAAGCGGCATACTTTTAAGCACCGTCAGAAAGCAGTGCCAGTTCTTATCAAAGTCATGAAAGAGAGTAAGTACCCTGAACAAAACCGTTGGCATGCAACCATGCTACTGGCGCAAGTGATGGGAACGAAATCTGCTCCATTTATTGCTAAATTTGCTGATCATCCGCACTGGATGATGAGAGTGGCTGCTTTGAAGGCCCTTCTTGGTCTTCGTCAGGCAGAGTACCACGCAGTTTACGCTAAAGCACTTAAAGACCCTTCTCTCATCGTGAGAGTGCAGGCCCTGGATAATATTTCTCAACTCAAGATTACGTCACTTGGTCCAAATGTTTGGAGCATGATGTATGACCAAAGTAACTACACTGGAGAGAAGGGCGCTCGCAAGAGAACTTCAATCGTAAAAAGTATCATTCGCACTGTAGGGGATGTGAAGTTTGAGAAGGCACAGAAGCCTCTCGCAAAACTTATTCAGAAACCTAAGTATCAAGACCTCATGGATGATCTGGATTATTCTCTGGAAAAAATCACTGGGGAAGTTTCACCGAACTCGGTAGAACAACGTCGTAAGTTCTGGTCAAAGGTCGCTTTGACGAATGGTAAGACGATCTAG